A region of the Lepisosteus oculatus isolate fLepOcu1 chromosome 26, fLepOcu1.hap2, whole genome shotgun sequence genome:
CATAATCATTACAGCTCCTACAATAATTGCTTGAATGCTCTGACAGAACAGCTTTGGAAATGAAAAGGAAGACAGTCAGTGAACTAATACACTGATACTATGTGACACAGTAGGACATACAGCAAGGCACACCACTGGGCTCGGGGAGAGCTGCCACACGGGTGTGCCCTGCCATGGGAGCAGTTGGACAGGCCCTGCTCACGAAACACTCGGGTTTAATATAAATGCATGATGAACAGGGCTCTGATGGGGGGAAAGCTCTTTCAGCATCCAAAGTCGAGGGAGAAGCACTTGAGCAGGAGACACCGTTCATTCAATCCCTTCTTGTTTGTCCTTGATGGCCACCTGCAAGACAGATGTGTCAGTAGTCCCCCCAACAACCCTCATCTCCCAAGAGCGAAACTCACACCAGCCAGGAAGGGCTTCCTGCCGCAGACTCAGAGCACGTCTCCAACAGACCAGGAGGAAATCACAAGCATTTCTGTCTGGGTTTTAGTGATAGTACAGCCCTATCACCTATGAGATGTTGAATTCTCCTAATGAATACAGGCCCGTTTCCAATCCCTGCTCAGTTAGGTGAATTTCTAACCAGTACTCCTGCTGGAATTCAGCATGTTTTCAATCTGGCTGCACCCCGGAAGATCACGGTGTTTGAAGTCACTCTTAAATCACTAGAACAGTAATAATAAACAGCAAATACTTTCATCTCTTCTTAACTGGCACACAGCTTACAGCAGTGTCATGAAGGTTCAATGAATAAGATTAGACTATTTCATTTTCCATAGAAAAAAATAGCTAAAGGGTTTTATTTTGTTCCTGCTATACCACCAAGCGAGTTGCATGTTCCTCTGTAAAATAATTCTGTACAGCATGTAAATCATTTCTTATTGTGTACCATCGCCTTGCCTCGGGCATCTACTGTCCACCCTCTGGCCCCAGTAATCTCCCTACGGACAGGCAGGTGGTCGAGACTCACCCTGAACCTCTCCTCCAACAGGGACAGCTCGCTGATGAGGTCAGTGATGGCGTTGGTAAAGGCCTCCTGAGGGCTGTAGTCCGGGGTGGTCTGCACACGGATCACAATCTTGTGCTCCAGGGGGTGGGGCACCTTATATCCCGCAAACAGCACCTGAGGATCTTTCAGCAGCTGCCTGCGGACATGTGAAGGTGGGTCACAGACACAGCGGTAAGGGGATTGAGCACAAGGAGCTTGTAAATCATCTCTGCTGGGCTCCAGGCCCGGAAGGGGTCATGGGAACTAAGCACTGATGCATCTgatatgtgaaaataatagGTGATGTAATCATCCTGTCCTAATGAAAACGATGCAAACATTTTTGGCCCTCCATAGAGATTTACACTTGGTTATAAATGAGATTCAGTTATAAATTGGTGCAGTGTAAACTACCTTGCCTAAAAGAAAATTCTCTCAAGTCTATGAATTGCTGACTTACGATCGGATGATATTGCCAAGGGTATGGTCCTCTTTGTTCAGAGTGAACAGACAGGCATTGGGGACCTTCGTGTCCTTGGTTATTGTAATTCTAAAGAAACAACAGAAGCAAAGACAAACTGTAGGTACAGTCACCAGACAGAGGGAGCCTGAGCTACCCCAGCCTTAAACAAAGTAAGCAtcacaggcattttcttttacatttcaatTACAGTGTGGCAATGGGGCTGAGCTCTAAAACTGGTGAAAAAACAGGCAGAATTCAGGACTTTAAATATAACGCAAGAAAAGGGTGCTCAGAAAGAAACATAGAACGTAATCACATAATACACAGCTTTTATATCCCACACCCTTTATATTACGGTTGTAATtatgacatttaaatcttttagacaagagaagaaaagaaacacaacgtttcgcccGAGGAGCCTTCTACGGGTGTCACCTCGGGTGATTATGAGTATTTAGATTAATACAATTCAACTCCGATAATGTATTTAGGTAGAAATCTGAACATTCACAAACTACGAAGGACACAAACCCGAACCCTTCCGCTCTCTGCGCACAATATATACAAGGTATTTCTGACGTAAAACAACATACACTGATAAGACTTATTAAAAACCGTTCATACCACTAAAAAGGGGGGGCAAAGGGTTCTCAAAATAGGGTTTTGTTGAGATTTTTTGGAGGGAATAATGATAAACGGTTTGGCAGAAAACGGAAAACATCGATAGCAAATTCCAGACGGAAGCAATCGATCTCTTTTCCCCCTCAAACGCTTCCGtcgaaaagaaaagaaagcaaaacagtCTTTCACAGGTATTTAAAACGCAGCCACGACCAGTACATTTTAcgttttataatttaaaatctaCTTCTACTCATACTGGGCCAAAAGCCTGGAGATAATATGTTTTCAACCCAGGAACAGCTTCCTGCCGATGAGCGAGGCGCTATCGCAGCATCTCTTCGGAATAATTTAGCACACCtcatcacaaaattaaaaacagacgATTAATAAACGTGTACTACTCACTTTTTCTCTCCCTCGAACAACAGAAAGGACTCGAATGCCGGCGGCGCATTCATCTTGAAGTAAGTTGTCCCTGAGAAGGAGCCGGAGAAACGCGCCGCGGCGGAATTAGGACAGAGCAATGGCGGCCGCGGCAGGCCTGGGGTCCGGCCACCAGGGGGCAGCACACACCTGTCTGCTGACGAGCTCCCTAAACTACTACGACTACTAAACACAGCGTTGTATGATcataaataaacaataataaataagaatGCGAAATGAAAACCTTTCTTTTGAGAGAAATGCATATAATTAGAAGAGTTACGAAAAAGAGATGCCTTTTTT
Encoded here:
- the polr2j gene encoding DNA-directed RNA polymerase II subunit RPB11-a — protein: MNAPPAFESFLLFEGEKKITITKDTKVPNACLFTLNKEDHTLGNIIRSQLLKDPQVLFAGYKVPHPLEHKIVIRVQTTPDYSPQEAFTNAITDLISELSLLEERFRVAIKDKQEGIE